A region from the Aphis gossypii isolate Hap1 chromosome 1, ASM2018417v2, whole genome shotgun sequence genome encodes:
- the LOC114119131 gene encoding acyl-CoA Delta-9 desaturase-like isoform X2, with amino-acid sequence MTMGCYLFLHSISTMVQMGAKTTTITEYDVLQEEMDLLKNDQKEQKTTSCEEEQSQLPVSKQEIIWTNVVFITLLHVAAVYCFCNYFFTTKYQTYIWAFIVGGIGGFGVTGGAHRYFTHRSFKAKLPLQLILILCYTVSGQNDIPDWVRDHRVHHKFSETDADPHNANRGFFFSHVGWLMQRKHPEVYRKGKTIDMSDINNDPLVQFHTKHFLLFKLLLCFIIPVLVPVYAWNENWTEAISSLAIVRYVLNLNFTWSVNSVAHIWGSKPYDNRIQPAQNLMVSIVAMGEGWHNYHHVFPWDYRAAEIGGYLLNTTTLWLDLFSKIGWAYNLKTPSKKLIQEVAVRHGDGSWREVPETTEHTGDYKTS; translated from the exons ATGACTATGGGTTGCTACTTGTTTTTACATTCA ATTTCCACCATGGTCCAGATGGGTGCGAAGACGACGACCATAACCGAATACGACGTGTTACAAGAGGAAATGGACCTGTTAAAAAACGACCAAAAAGAACAGAAGACCACCAGCTGCGAAGAAGAACAGTCACAGCTCCCTGTTAGCAAGCAGGAAATCATATGGACAAACGTCGTGTTCATCACTTTATTACACGTTGCGGCCGTCTATTGTTTTTGCAATTACTTCTTTACAACGAAATATCAAACTTACATCTGGG CTTTTATAGTCGGAGGTATTGGTGGATTTGGAGTTACCGGCGGCGCACATCGATATTTCACTCATAGATCGTTCAAAGCGAAATTACCACTACAACTAATACTCATATTGTGTTACACAGTATCGGGACAG AACGACATACCGGATTGGGTTCGCGATCACCGGGTGCATCATAAGTTCAGCGAGACGGACGCCGATCCACACAACGCCAACAGGGGTTTTTTCTTTTCACACGTTGGCTGGCTGATGCAGCGCAAACATCCTGAAGTCTATAGAAAGGGCAAGACCATCGACATGTCCGACATCAACAACGATCCACTGGTGCAGTTTCACACTAA ACACTTTCTTCTGTTCAAGTTGCTCTTATGTTTCATCATACCTGTTTTGGTGCCGGTTTACGCGTGGAATGAAAACTGGACGGAAGCCATCAGCTCATTGGCCATAGTCCGGTACGTGTTGAACTTGAACTTCACGTGGTCCGTCAATAGCGTGGCTCACATCTGGGGAAGCAAGCCGTATgacaa TCGCATCCAACCAGCTCAGAACTTGATGGTGTCCATCGTGGCCATGGGCGAGGGCTGGCACAACTATCATCACGTGTTCCCATGGGACTACAGGGCAGCAGAGATCGGCGGGTACCTGTTGAACACGACCACCTTGTGGCTAGACCTGTTTTCCAAGATCGGATGGGCATACAATCTCAAGACGCCGTCCAAAAAGCTCATTCAGGAAGTGGCCGTCAGGCACGGCGACGGAAGTTGGCGAGAGGTGCCGGAAACGACGGAGCACACAGGGGACTATAAGACttcataa
- the LOC114119131 gene encoding acyl-CoA Delta-9 desaturase-like isoform X1 — MRTYYDDIAKNEKKHISTMVQMGAKTTTITEYDVLQEEMDLLKNDQKEQKTTSCEEEQSQLPVSKQEIIWTNVVFITLLHVAAVYCFCNYFFTTKYQTYIWAFIVGGIGGFGVTGGAHRYFTHRSFKAKLPLQLILILCYTVSGQNDIPDWVRDHRVHHKFSETDADPHNANRGFFFSHVGWLMQRKHPEVYRKGKTIDMSDINNDPLVQFHTKHFLLFKLLLCFIIPVLVPVYAWNENWTEAISSLAIVRYVLNLNFTWSVNSVAHIWGSKPYDNRIQPAQNLMVSIVAMGEGWHNYHHVFPWDYRAAEIGGYLLNTTTLWLDLFSKIGWAYNLKTPSKKLIQEVAVRHGDGSWREVPETTEHTGDYKTS, encoded by the exons ATGCGCACGTATTACGACGATATAGCGAAAAACGAGAAAAAACAT ATTTCCACCATGGTCCAGATGGGTGCGAAGACGACGACCATAACCGAATACGACGTGTTACAAGAGGAAATGGACCTGTTAAAAAACGACCAAAAAGAACAGAAGACCACCAGCTGCGAAGAAGAACAGTCACAGCTCCCTGTTAGCAAGCAGGAAATCATATGGACAAACGTCGTGTTCATCACTTTATTACACGTTGCGGCCGTCTATTGTTTTTGCAATTACTTCTTTACAACGAAATATCAAACTTACATCTGGG CTTTTATAGTCGGAGGTATTGGTGGATTTGGAGTTACCGGCGGCGCACATCGATATTTCACTCATAGATCGTTCAAAGCGAAATTACCACTACAACTAATACTCATATTGTGTTACACAGTATCGGGACAG AACGACATACCGGATTGGGTTCGCGATCACCGGGTGCATCATAAGTTCAGCGAGACGGACGCCGATCCACACAACGCCAACAGGGGTTTTTTCTTTTCACACGTTGGCTGGCTGATGCAGCGCAAACATCCTGAAGTCTATAGAAAGGGCAAGACCATCGACATGTCCGACATCAACAACGATCCACTGGTGCAGTTTCACACTAA ACACTTTCTTCTGTTCAAGTTGCTCTTATGTTTCATCATACCTGTTTTGGTGCCGGTTTACGCGTGGAATGAAAACTGGACGGAAGCCATCAGCTCATTGGCCATAGTCCGGTACGTGTTGAACTTGAACTTCACGTGGTCCGTCAATAGCGTGGCTCACATCTGGGGAAGCAAGCCGTATgacaa TCGCATCCAACCAGCTCAGAACTTGATGGTGTCCATCGTGGCCATGGGCGAGGGCTGGCACAACTATCATCACGTGTTCCCATGGGACTACAGGGCAGCAGAGATCGGCGGGTACCTGTTGAACACGACCACCTTGTGGCTAGACCTGTTTTCCAAGATCGGATGGGCATACAATCTCAAGACGCCGTCCAAAAAGCTCATTCAGGAAGTGGCCGTCAGGCACGGCGACGGAAGTTGGCGAGAGGTGCCGGAAACGACGGAGCACACAGGGGACTATAAGACttcataa
- the LOC114119131 gene encoding acyl-CoA Delta-9 desaturase-like isoform X3, which produces MVQMGAKTTTITEYDVLQEEMDLLKNDQKEQKTTSCEEEQSQLPVSKQEIIWTNVVFITLLHVAAVYCFCNYFFTTKYQTYIWAFIVGGIGGFGVTGGAHRYFTHRSFKAKLPLQLILILCYTVSGQNDIPDWVRDHRVHHKFSETDADPHNANRGFFFSHVGWLMQRKHPEVYRKGKTIDMSDINNDPLVQFHTKHFLLFKLLLCFIIPVLVPVYAWNENWTEAISSLAIVRYVLNLNFTWSVNSVAHIWGSKPYDNRIQPAQNLMVSIVAMGEGWHNYHHVFPWDYRAAEIGGYLLNTTTLWLDLFSKIGWAYNLKTPSKKLIQEVAVRHGDGSWREVPETTEHTGDYKTS; this is translated from the exons ATGGTCCAGATGGGTGCGAAGACGACGACCATAACCGAATACGACGTGTTACAAGAGGAAATGGACCTGTTAAAAAACGACCAAAAAGAACAGAAGACCACCAGCTGCGAAGAAGAACAGTCACAGCTCCCTGTTAGCAAGCAGGAAATCATATGGACAAACGTCGTGTTCATCACTTTATTACACGTTGCGGCCGTCTATTGTTTTTGCAATTACTTCTTTACAACGAAATATCAAACTTACATCTGGG CTTTTATAGTCGGAGGTATTGGTGGATTTGGAGTTACCGGCGGCGCACATCGATATTTCACTCATAGATCGTTCAAAGCGAAATTACCACTACAACTAATACTCATATTGTGTTACACAGTATCGGGACAG AACGACATACCGGATTGGGTTCGCGATCACCGGGTGCATCATAAGTTCAGCGAGACGGACGCCGATCCACACAACGCCAACAGGGGTTTTTTCTTTTCACACGTTGGCTGGCTGATGCAGCGCAAACATCCTGAAGTCTATAGAAAGGGCAAGACCATCGACATGTCCGACATCAACAACGATCCACTGGTGCAGTTTCACACTAA ACACTTTCTTCTGTTCAAGTTGCTCTTATGTTTCATCATACCTGTTTTGGTGCCGGTTTACGCGTGGAATGAAAACTGGACGGAAGCCATCAGCTCATTGGCCATAGTCCGGTACGTGTTGAACTTGAACTTCACGTGGTCCGTCAATAGCGTGGCTCACATCTGGGGAAGCAAGCCGTATgacaa TCGCATCCAACCAGCTCAGAACTTGATGGTGTCCATCGTGGCCATGGGCGAGGGCTGGCACAACTATCATCACGTGTTCCCATGGGACTACAGGGCAGCAGAGATCGGCGGGTACCTGTTGAACACGACCACCTTGTGGCTAGACCTGTTTTCCAAGATCGGATGGGCATACAATCTCAAGACGCCGTCCAAAAAGCTCATTCAGGAAGTGGCCGTCAGGCACGGCGACGGAAGTTGGCGAGAGGTGCCGGAAACGACGGAGCACACAGGGGACTATAAGACttcataa